A single Salmo salar chromosome ssa19, Ssal_v3.1, whole genome shotgun sequence DNA region contains:
- the LOC106578445 gene encoding serine-rich adhesin for platelets produces the protein MLSSTLVSVLAPQWSGRIRRNKRGMAGTDIGVVGTATSESGQETQGSGQEVSKGGVLLKPQVPLETDSVGQRRQQQFLETQNQRVGERGLTLGSQVHERASTLGSSRSTVGGWYEGSTPSLKLDNPTKAPVSKPVSLDVSWGRLVNRGGEGGAVSPVTPDLHVHKGMLQASCQGDQTSLLSSKPTTSSLLFSLRRLNTVASSIHSETNISSPTNDRDGETSSPHLSPTTTNYKASETIRAHFSLTSSNDGARERSKFLPNSASPTYRTIERSRHLPLPTSNHREANTHRTQLFSTSPNYKDTEGIPFTKLPQTSRAYPNPTFPSKQTLLLSGLERLSPSERPDGTTVPISDTHLPSSPPFQYDHLDFLRSQSLPRGTTLRSTSWRKHITLENSVSNPSSPLSPTTTINNNNNTSSLSSTSRNNNTGPSSTNDNTGVNPQISINNNNNLVTPNNTNLNRNTVTGKHTTQSTLKRTYAQDIPDQDSYRILKTQDSLNSNDRQSQKPYCLSNISFSSNNSSPASSSTLSFPIKSSKPDRYSRPSSYDTIYTPLTVFSPKTSTSSETSDTQSSLSSHRILYKSHSPNPSSRQLSLQTSIASTSLSSHRPLYSSRSLNTTSSMSQDPQNSPKSPPPVVRSQIPIVSNTHTPTSQLQAPKTAYTPTTTPQPLLLKTGYVPSIPTPTRYTRPLSPASYSPISLSIPTTQAPSTLPLSPPSSSPLVKRTFIGSLDLSPKKHQPQVEGRVTAHRAWQESHSPQRPLSPTRPLRSVGGPAIFSSLRSSSPTWATSPLSPPTPRTTKLQVWRGTSMHNLSIISDTLVKEGGQALSERVSDHTSNFTFNHTGTDSTAIGPQRETAAPLSLPDFGSFSKPRFSSPPYSTLKSSRPTLGEVTHTHTNSPQPLLSPPTSPQHYPFYGHHRARSQDSSKVVALEIDWVNNNSKQTSQENVETLVYRISKVDSSAILDSIRPAQPCFPRHTPDKRVVTEIKSNELCRLPLQHSQVIGSPSCQSYQSSNDSGALDTEKDVCKSESLPKSGVAPLQTQSPKKGLFSLRGKRDNVVATPAANLPRNPAMPQSEKPKNESEKEQKESNKIDLVLSRLRQTFRVKRLDDERTKRTPQPPSVRGASDISDVTESSGSSDREEKEKWRENDGVHKPSNSFWAGSEHTSDMTKENVRREHSQFEGFKDHTEARNRDQPCVMDLPQFESYKDESITKPKDQPSSSEISPTRRQFEAYKEERISRARKQPPQRDFSSVMRQPWDPSRSATLPAYRTSSGSPRNTFSVLHFSQKDSENDNVFHVPRIPQRKKTTSLCEPGDREFGSGDQRGSEGRLASFSSCADLKYGLEAGRSFCVTSVLSSRPSGPGRISSGPSVSSVSDLTYPALTFGEEVMTWDDCRVKGDWTIPMWDTHTTTGHKTTGDSQAVNDWSVVSDRTSRNERKTIKANFINPHKARSKSLPRNVSWSSEFTAPSPTSTTTGRMWNHGSLETSHSLWDTEGPPTPPPSPASRRISRPPSSSSASPTDSRASPDSLSPRGRLPSRGYVSNLAVFEESDSGSDMDSDTTTDDEYYLAGDGGEKETEL, from the coding sequence ATGTTGTCCTCCACGCTGGTGTCGGTTCTCGCCCCGCAGTGGAGTGGGAGAATACGCAGGAACAAGCGGGGCATGGCCGGTACGGACATTGGTGTGGTTGGCACGGCAACCAGTGAGTCTGGACAGGAAACCCAAGGTAGCGGACAGGAAGTGAGCAAGGGGGGTGTGCTTTTGAAGCCACAAGTCCCTCTCGAGACAGACTCTGTAGGACAACGACGACAACAACAGTTTCTGGAGACCCAGAACCAACGTGTTGGGGAGAGGGGGTTGACCCTTGGATCACAAGTCCATGAGAGGGCTTCAACACTGGGTAGCAGCAGAAGCACAGTGGGGGGCTGGTATGAGGGAAGCACCCCCAGCCTCAAACTGGACAACCCAACAAAGGCCCCAGTTTCTAAGCCTGTCTCTCTGGATGTGAGTTGGGGGAGGCTGGtcaacagagggggagaggggggagctgTTTCCCCTGTTACTCCCGACCTGCATGTACACAAGGGAATGCTACAGGCTAGTTGTCAAGGAGACCAGACATCATTGCTGAGTTCCAAACCAACAACCAGTAGCCTTCTTTTCTCTCTGAGAAGGCTCAACACTGTTGCGAGCTCTATCCACTCAGAAACCAATATCTCCTCTCCAACCaatgacagagatggagagacttcAAGTCCACACCTCTCTCCAACCACAACCAATTACAAAGCATCAGAGACAATTAGGGCACACTTTTCCTTAACCTCATCCAATGATGGAGCCAGAGAGAGGTCCAAGTTCCTCCCAAATTCAGCTTCTCCAACTTACAGGACAATAGAGAGATCAAGGCACCTCCCCTTACCAACTTCCAATCACAGAGAagcaaatacacacaggacacaactATTTTCAACCTCGCCCAATTACAAAGACACAGAGGGCATACCCTTTACCAAACTTCCCCAGACTTCCAGGGCGTATCCCAACCCAACCTTCCCCAGTAAGCAGACTCTTCTGTTAAGTGGTCTAGAGAGACTTTCCCCCTCAGAGAGACCAGATGGAACCACAGTTCCCATCAGTGATACTCATCTTCCTTCCTCTCCACCGTTCCAATATGACCACCTGGATTTTCTAAGGAGCCAGTCTCTTCCCAGAGGAACCACCCTGAGATCTACTAGCTGGAGAAAGCACATTACTCTGGAGAACAGTGTGTCTAATCCCAGTTCCCCCCTCAGTCCCACTACcactatcaacaacaacaacaacacatccaGCCTCTCAAGCACTTCCAGAAATAATAACACAGGCCCCTCTAGCACCAATGATAACACTGGTGTCAATCCCCAAATCAGcatcaataacaacaataatttaGTCACCCCCAACAATACCAACCTAAACCGCAATACTGTCACTGGCAAACACACAACTCAGAGCACCCTTAAAAGGACTTATGCTCAAGATATCCCAGACCAGGATTCCTATAGAATACTCAAAACTCAGGATTCCCTTAACTCGAATGACCGACAATCACAAAAGCCCTATTGTTTGTCCAATATCTCCTTCAGCTCTAACAACAGTAGCCCAGCTAGCTCGAGCACTTTGAGTTTCCCAATAAAGTCCAGCAAGCCTGATCGCTACAGTAGGCCATCTAGTTATGACACCATCTACACCCCTCTGACCGTATTTAGCCCCAAGACTtcaaccagctctgaaaccagtgACACTCAATCCTCCCTCAGTAGTCATAGAATCCTTTATAAGTCCCATTCCCCGAACCCCTCTTCCAGACAGCTCTCCTTACAAACCAGTATCGCCTCCACATCCCTCAGTAGCCACAGACCCCTCTATAGTTCCCGCTCACTCAATACCACCAGCTCTATGAGCCAAGACCCCCAAAACAGCCCAAAATCTCCACCCCCAGTCGTCAGAAGCCAGATTCCCATAGTGAGTAACACTCACACCCCCACATCCCAACTGCAGGCCCCTAAAACTGCTTACACGCCTACCACAACTCCCCAACCACTCCTACTTAAAACCGGCTACGTCCCCAGTATCCCAACCCCGACCCGCTACACCCGACCGTTGTCCCCAGCCAGCTATAGCCCCATATCCCTGAGTATCCCCACCACCCAGGCCCCCTCCacccttcccctctccccaccCAGCTCGTCCCCTCTGGTGAAAAGGACGTTCATAGGCAGCCTAGACCTCTCCCCTAAGAAACACCAGCCCCAAGTGGAAGGGAGGGTAACAGCACATAGAGCGTGGCAGGAGTCACATTCACCTCAGAGACCTCTGTCCCCAACCAGACCCCTCCGTAGTGTAGGGGGTCCCGCCATCTTCTCCTCCCTGAGATCGAGCAGCCCAACCTGGGCTACGTCACCTTTGTCTCCCCCAACCCCCAGGACCACCAAACTACAAGTTTGGAGGGGAACCTCGATGCATAACTTATCCATAATATCTGATACATTGGTGAAGGAGGGAGGGCAAGCTCTCTCAGAGCGTGTTAGCGACCACACTTCAAACTTCACATTCAACCACACAGGAACCGACTCCACCGCAATAGGACCACAGAGGGAGACcgctgcccctctctcccttccagattTTGGGAGCTTTTCCAAGCCACGATTTAGCTCCCCGCCCTACTCCACACTCAAGTCTTCACGCCCAACACTGggtgaggtcacacacacacacacaaactcaccccAACCCCTTCTCTCACCCCCTACCTCACCCCAACACTACCCCTTCTACGGCCATCACAGGGCTAGGTCACAGGACAGTTCAAAGGTTGTTGCCTTGGAAATTGATTGGGTCAACAACAACTCCAAACAGACCAGTCAAGAAAATGTTGAGACACTTGTGTACAGGATTTCTAAAGTTGATTCCTCTGCCATATTGGACAGTATTAGGCCTGCACAGCCCTGTTTTCCTCGACACACTCCAGACAAACGAGTCGTCACAGAGATAAAGTCCAATGAACTCTGCCGTCTACCATTACAACACAGCCAGGTGATTGGAAGTCCCAGCTGTCAATCATACCAAAGCTCCAATGACAGTGGAGCATTAGACACTGAGAAGGATGTGTGTAAAAGCGAGAGTTTGCCTAAGAGTGGAGTGGCTCCATTACAAACCCAGAGCCCAAAGAAAGGCTTATTCTCACTGAGGGGTAAGAGAGACAATGTTGTTGCTACACCTGCTGCCAATCTCCCTAGAAACCCAGCGATGCCTCAGTCTGAGAAACCAAAGAACGAGTCAGAGAAGGAGCAAAAGGAAAGTAACAAAATAGACCTGGTGCTGAGTCGACTCCGGCAGACCTTCAGAGTCAAACGTCTCGATGACGAGAGGACGAAGAGAACACCCCAGCCACCTTCTGTCAGAGGAGCCAGTGACATTAGTGATGTCACTGAGAGCAGTGGTTCTAGCGATCGAGAAGAGAAGGAAAAATGGAGGGAGAATGATGGCGTTCACAAACCTTCAAACTCTTTCTGGGCTGGCAGTGAGCACACGTCAGATATGACGAAGGAAAATGTTAGACGTGAACACTCACAGTTTGAGGGTTTTAAAGACCATACAGAGGCTAGAAACAGAGACCAGCCTTGTGTTATGGACCTTCCTCAATTTGAGTCTTACAAGGACGAAAGCATCACGAAACCCAAAGACCAACCTTCTAGTAGCGAGATCAGCCCAACAAGGCGGCAGTTTGAAGCTTACAAAGAGGAGAGGATCAGTAGAGCCAGAAAGCAACCTCCTCAGAGAGACTTCAGCTCCGTTATGCGTCAACCCTGGGACCCCAGCCGCTCTGCAACCCTCCCTGCCTACAGAACCTCCTCAGGCAGCCCCAGAAACACTTTCTCTGTCTTACACTTCAGCCAGAAGGACTCTGAGAACGATAACGTGTTCCACGTTCCCAGGATTCCTCAGAGGAAGAAGACCACCTCTCTCTGTGAGCCAGGGGACAGGGAGTTTGGTTCCGGAGATCAGCGTGGCAGTGAGGGACGTCtggcctccttctcctcctgtgcTGATCTCAAATATGGTCTTGAGGCTGGGCGTTCCTTCTGTGTGACTTCTGTGCTCTCTAGCCGACCTTCGGGTCCTGGACGCATCTCCTCAGGCCCTAGCGTCAGCAGTGTCAGTGACCTCACTTACCCCGCTCTGACCTTTGGAGAAGAGGTCATGACTTGGGATGACTGTAGGGTCAAAGGTGATTGGACAATACCaatgtgggacacacacacaaccactggCCACAAAACCACAGGTGACAGCCAAGCTGTAAATGACTGGTCTGTCGTTAGTGACAGGACATCCAGAAATGAGCGCAAAACAATCAAAGCTAATTTTATAAATCCACACAAGGCTAGATCCAAATCTCTACCCAGAAATGTATCCTGGAGTTCAGAGTTCACCGCCCCATCTCCAACCTCCACCACCACTGGCCGCATGTGGAACCATGGCAGCCTGGAGACCTCTCACTCCCTGTGGGATACAGAGGGTCCTCCAACCCCCCCTCCGTCCCCAGCCTCCAGACGCATATCTCGCCCTCCCAGCTCCTCCTCTGCCTCCCCCACAGACAGCAGGGCATCACCGGACAGCCTGTCCCCTAGGGGGCGCCTACCCTCCAGGGGCTACGTCTCCAACCTGGCAGTCTTCGAGGAGTCCGACTCAGGCTCTGACATGGACTCTGACACAACCACAGATGATGAATACTACCTGGCAGGTGATGGCGGTGAGAAGGAGACTGAACTGTGA